The following proteins come from a genomic window of Eisenibacter elegans DSM 3317:
- a CDS encoding DUF1800 domain-containing protein, translated as MAGLNPLAGALGNKRAAHLLRRATFGPTKAEVDQFATQTAAQAVANLFQNVPEPAPPIDPATNDTWTDKAPSAMPANASEDGDLQEVFKRWHLRLMLDSGMNAKEKVVFFLHTHFPAIQSVIDRSRALYFQNVLFRQYAFDKTGTRTFKDLVRRICIDNAMLRLLDGRLNIKGRIQENFARELIELYTVGRGRNVQPTGPDDYVVFKQQDVEEGARVMTGYVDDNNYDTLDEVTGLPRGIARPAQHDNSVKTFSAAFNNGVVQPRADLLQAGQPTEASMLDELDQFIDLIFSLEETSMNICRKIYRFFVYYDITDEIDNNIIRPLAQDFRNNGFRIQPIIERLLTSQHFYDSATADVNDDNFGAIIKSPIDLTIGVMHVFGIKSTDIEDFEESAARLLDSMTAQGMNFYEPFDVAGYDAYYQEPGYNRNWISTNRLVNRYQLIDDMMAMDTMMGGMAKNRYNFNVDVIRFVENNITNPANPMALVTELAAIILPEAISDERRNYFKFILNEDLSDMNWAVEWNNRANPAGGARLQITRLFNAMMQSPEYQLF; from the coding sequence ATGGCCGGATTGAATCCACTTGCCGGTGCGTTGGGCAACAAACGCGCCGCCCACCTCCTACGAAGAGCTACCTTCGGCCCTACCAAAGCAGAAGTAGACCAGTTTGCTACCCAAACTGCCGCCCAAGCCGTAGCCAATTTGTTCCAAAATGTACCGGAACCAGCCCCCCCTATAGACCCCGCTACCAATGATACTTGGACAGACAAAGCGCCTAGCGCTATGCCGGCCAATGCCAGCGAGGATGGCGATTTGCAAGAGGTCTTCAAACGTTGGCACCTGCGCCTGATGTTGGACAGTGGGATGAATGCGAAGGAAAAAGTAGTTTTTTTCTTACATACGCATTTTCCGGCCATACAATCTGTCATTGATCGTAGCCGCGCCCTCTATTTTCAGAATGTCCTCTTCCGACAATATGCTTTTGATAAAACCGGCACACGGACTTTTAAAGACCTCGTGCGCCGTATCTGTATCGACAATGCGATGTTGCGTTTGCTCGACGGGCGGTTGAATATCAAAGGACGGATACAGGAAAATTTTGCCCGCGAACTCATCGAGCTTTATACCGTAGGGCGGGGGCGCAATGTACAGCCTACCGGCCCCGACGACTATGTGGTCTTCAAACAACAAGATGTAGAAGAGGGTGCACGGGTGATGACGGGTTATGTTGATGACAACAACTACGACACCCTTGATGAGGTTACAGGCCTGCCAAGAGGCATTGCCCGACCAGCGCAACACGACAACAGTGTCAAAACCTTTAGTGCGGCTTTCAACAACGGCGTAGTACAGCCAAGAGCTGACTTGCTACAGGCCGGGCAACCCACCGAAGCCAGTATGCTTGATGAGTTAGATCAGTTTATAGATTTGATCTTCTCCCTCGAAGAAACTTCTATGAACATCTGCCGGAAAATCTATCGATTCTTTGTATATTATGATATCACAGATGAGATTGACAATAACATCATCCGCCCCTTGGCGCAAGATTTTCGCAACAATGGCTTCCGTATACAGCCCATCATTGAAAGACTGCTGACAAGCCAACACTTCTATGACTCGGCCACGGCAGATGTCAATGATGACAACTTTGGCGCAATCATCAAATCGCCAATAGACCTGACCATCGGCGTGATGCACGTATTTGGGATAAAATCTACCGACATCGAAGACTTCGAGGAAAGCGCCGCCCGCTTGCTCGACTCTATGACTGCCCAAGGCATGAACTTCTACGAGCCTTTTGATGTGGCAGGCTATGACGCGTACTACCAAGAGCCAGGGTACAACCGCAACTGGATTTCGACCAACCGCCTTGTCAATCGATACCAATTGATTGATGATATGATGGCGATGGATACTATGATGGGCGGAATGGCCAAAAACCGCTATAACTTCAACGTAGATGTTATTCGGTTTGTAGAAAACAACATCACCAATCCTGCCAACCCTATGGCGCTAGTAACAGAGTTGGCCGCTATTATCTTGCCTGAGGCCATCAGCGATGAACGTCGAAACTATTTTAAGTTTATTTTGAATGAGGACTTGTCGGATATGAACTGGGCGGTAGAATGGAACAACCGCGCAAACCCTGCCGGAGGTGCTCGTTTGCAAATCACGCGCCTATTCAATGCGATGATGCAGTCTCCTGAGTACCAACTATTTTAA
- a CDS encoding DUF1501 domain-containing protein — protein sequence MKRRNFLQKIPVIAGAPLLLNNIPVQLMADSAPLFQAAANSTNDRVLVIVQLHGGNDGLNCLIPINQYNLYYNRRANVAIPDFGARKFITLDNRLEDQQQIGLHPDMIGLKQLYDNGRVNLVQSVSYQNNNQSHFRGRDVWFMGGSYNDYFGSGWAGRYLDQIFPNYPQNYPNNEMPDPLALEIGNDVSLVFHRDNGIPVSVSIQNPEQFFEQVQELKGFQDKEGIDPRGVPPTNIENTFYGKELRWILDLENKTDTYAEQLKRRYAQGANSGTVYPALYPYGASNSRNPLAPQLRLVARLLSGGIKTKVFLVRIGGFDTHARQVEAYDSTMGSHAALMYHTTQAMKAFQDDLKALGLEDRVLTITTSEFGRRIDSNASYGTDHGVAAPMFIVGKYVNPGVIGNSPDMNVRSGSVPMQFDYRQVLTAVLRDWLGASETELRNTLFGDYLSSALPVIWNGQITSNEGFFHERTRLDDCFPNPAIDKTSFVFYLNAPEKVVLRLVNQQGAVVQTVVNETLDKGRHQVQADLSRLPAGTYLYSFETSGHKATKKLLIAR from the coding sequence ATGAAACGCAGAAATTTTCTCCAAAAAATACCTGTTATAGCTGGCGCTCCGCTCTTGCTCAATAATATCCCGGTACAATTGATGGCTGACTCAGCCCCGCTCTTTCAGGCAGCGGCCAACTCCACCAATGACCGCGTGCTGGTCATCGTGCAGCTTCACGGTGGTAATGACGGTCTCAATTGCCTCATCCCCATCAATCAATATAACCTTTATTATAACCGTCGCGCCAATGTGGCCATCCCTGATTTTGGGGCGCGCAAGTTCATCACACTCGACAACCGCCTCGAAGATCAACAACAAATAGGGCTTCACCCGGATATGATTGGCCTCAAACAACTCTATGACAACGGGCGGGTAAACTTGGTGCAGAGTGTGTCGTACCAAAACAACAACCAATCGCACTTCCGTGGGCGGGACGTTTGGTTTATGGGCGGGAGCTACAACGACTACTTCGGCTCTGGTTGGGCTGGGCGCTATCTGGATCAGATATTCCCCAATTATCCACAAAATTATCCTAACAATGAAATGCCTGACCCCTTGGCCTTAGAAATCGGCAATGATGTGTCCTTGGTGTTTCATCGTGACAACGGCATCCCGGTCTCTGTCTCTATCCAAAACCCAGAACAGTTTTTCGAACAAGTACAAGAACTGAAGGGCTTTCAGGACAAAGAAGGGATAGACCCACGTGGTGTGCCGCCTACGAATATCGAAAATACTTTTTATGGGAAGGAATTGCGTTGGATTTTGGATTTGGAAAACAAAACCGACACCTATGCCGAGCAGCTCAAAAGGCGTTATGCCCAAGGTGCCAATAGCGGCACGGTATATCCGGCCTTGTACCCCTATGGCGCGTCTAACAGCCGAAACCCATTGGCTCCCCAGCTGCGCCTAGTAGCGCGCCTGTTGAGCGGCGGTATCAAAACCAAGGTGTTCTTGGTGCGTATCGGAGGCTTCGATACCCACGCCCGCCAAGTAGAGGCTTATGACTCCACAATGGGCTCACACGCCGCTCTGATGTATCATACGACTCAGGCGATGAAGGCATTCCAAGACGACCTCAAGGCGCTAGGCCTCGAAGACAGGGTGTTGACCATTACGACTTCCGAATTTGGCCGCCGTATCGACTCCAACGCCAGCTATGGTACTGACCACGGCGTAGCTGCACCGATGTTTATTGTGGGCAAATATGTAAACCCAGGCGTGATTGGCAACAGCCCCGATATGAATGTACGCAGTGGCAGTGTCCCGATGCAGTTTGATTACCGTCAAGTGCTGACGGCCGTCTTGCGCGATTGGCTGGGCGCTTCTGAAACCGAGCTGCGCAACACCCTTTTTGGTGATTACCTCAGCAGCGCGCTCCCTGTTATCTGGAATGGTCAAATCACCTCCAACGAGGGCTTTTTCCACGAGCGCACCCGCTTAGACGACTGCTTCCCCAACCCGGCCATCGACAAAACCTCGTTTGTGTTTTATCTCAATGCCCCCGAGAAAGTAGTCCTGCGGCTTGTCAACCAACAAGGAGCAGTGGTACAGACAGTCGTCAACGAAACCCTCGACAAAGGCCGCCATCAAGTACAGGCAGACTTGAGCCGACTGCCCGCAGGGACATATCTCTATAGTTTTGAAACCTCCGGCCACAAGGCAACCAAAAAACTACTGATAGCCCGATAA
- a CDS encoding outer membrane beta-barrel protein — MSSHLRLPCLTHVLCVLLGVFVLLHLPEGAVFAQKSSLYKKPPSGPKRDRTSVGGFESSQWWLGVRVGTNLSKGSPTERYSIYQSTRLDAPEDLFDKKYNAFTRTGLEFGLNITYNFMGGWSAVMQPGFIRSRYEYLNQYAWLSETNENERIFLDYTHTHTLDAIEVPLMVRYDFLSGAFVPYLQAGGYVSWVTRADQRVDVSGRDLAAGGTALFTNFTNLADVRNLYNNRNLGFIFGGGFHFTYGNARITLEGNYRLGMSNLINPANRYTNQQLNGIGDTPDDVRLRSWAFNLGIAFPLKYWITDGYKSVNPKK; from the coding sequence ATGTCAAGCCATCTGCGCCTTCCCTGCCTAACACACGTTCTTTGCGTCTTGTTAGGAGTTTTTGTCTTGCTCCACCTGCCGGAGGGAGCAGTATTTGCCCAAAAAAGTAGCTTGTATAAAAAACCACCCAGCGGCCCCAAACGCGATCGAACGAGTGTTGGAGGGTTTGAAAGCTCTCAATGGTGGCTGGGAGTACGTGTGGGCACAAACCTCTCCAAAGGAAGCCCCACAGAGCGTTACAGCATTTACCAAAGCACCCGACTAGATGCGCCGGAGGACTTGTTTGACAAAAAATACAATGCCTTTACCCGCACAGGACTGGAGTTTGGGCTTAATATCACTTACAATTTTATGGGTGGCTGGAGCGCAGTGATGCAGCCGGGCTTTATTCGCTCCCGATACGAGTATCTCAATCAGTATGCCTGGCTGAGCGAAACTAACGAAAACGAGCGTATCTTTTTGGATTATACCCATACCCACACCCTTGACGCAATAGAAGTGCCCCTAATGGTGCGCTACGATTTCCTCTCGGGGGCGTTTGTGCCCTATTTACAGGCCGGAGGCTATGTGTCTTGGGTTACCCGTGCCGACCAGCGGGTCGATGTATCGGGGAGGGACTTGGCCGCCGGCGGAACAGCCTTGTTTACCAACTTTACCAACCTAGCCGATGTACGTAACCTCTACAATAACCGCAACCTCGGCTTTATCTTTGGTGGAGGGTTTCACTTTACCTATGGCAATGCCCGCATTACCCTCGAAGGGAACTACCGCCTCGGAATGAGCAACCTCATCAACCCGGCTAACCGCTATACCAACCAACAGCTCAACGGAATAGGCGACACCCCCGACGATGTGCGGCTGCGTAGCTGGGCCTTTAATCTTGGCATAGCGTTCCCGCTAAAATACTGGATTACAGACGGATACAAAAGCGTGAACCCCAAGAAGTAA
- a CDS encoding ATP-binding protein yields MSLAAQSAVDSLERLLALYPPQHHQADTFRIALLCDLAFLLRNQAVMKAATYAQEATTLAKNIDDKRGQARGLGYQGMMAYRQGKYDFAIGYHQASLRLALLVSDSTLISYRYNDLANIYADMGELDQALSYNLQSLHIKELLKDQEGIATAWRNNGIIYLRKKHYPKALEALEKARDLALSIEDWRILGYTYIYLGEWYSEQGQPLEAIRILEQAIALHTQVQNQYGLSEALNSLGLAYLAYDNFEKAKQCFQQALYWAQTLGIPLEIQRAYEGLSRASQQAGLPEDALWFYQKFIQIKDSVFSEANNQRIAYLEAQFQSERKQAQITQLIQERQLQQQALEQERMSKRFFFLGACLALLVLILLVFGIWQKQRSNLLLRTKQEELIAQNEEIQQQKSALEQQAETLERLNSFKDRLFSIIAHDLRAPMATLRGTLNLIDAELLSQEEVRHIKGELYKRFQATDETLHNLLFWVKEQIQSGETLKPEMLRLGVVVSKELNLIAPAVALKKINLLQKIPPEVQVYADPNHLSAIVRNLLNNAVKFSYEGGQISIEAQVKGQQTYLTIKDEGKGMTDEQLQRLFSTEPISTVGTSGEKGSGLGLYLVKSLITQNHGTISVDSHPGQGSTFLLCFPAAPTQEGDLLT; encoded by the coding sequence ATGTCTTTAGCAGCACAGTCAGCTGTCGATAGTCTGGAGCGTTTGTTGGCACTATACCCACCACAACACCATCAGGCCGATACTTTCAGGATAGCACTACTATGCGATTTGGCGTTTTTGTTGCGCAATCAGGCGGTCATGAAGGCCGCAACATACGCGCAAGAAGCCACGACATTAGCCAAAAATATAGATGATAAGCGCGGCCAAGCACGAGGGTTAGGTTATCAAGGAATGATGGCCTATCGGCAAGGAAAGTATGATTTTGCAATAGGGTATCATCAAGCTTCGTTGCGCTTGGCCTTGCTAGTCTCAGACTCTACGCTCATTTCTTATCGCTACAATGATTTGGCCAATATCTATGCTGATATGGGGGAGCTAGACCAAGCACTGAGCTACAACCTACAGTCGCTACACATCAAAGAGTTGTTGAAAGACCAAGAGGGAATCGCTACCGCTTGGCGCAACAACGGTATCATTTACCTGCGTAAAAAACATTATCCAAAAGCACTAGAAGCCCTCGAAAAAGCCCGTGATTTGGCCTTGTCTATTGAAGATTGGCGTATCTTGGGGTATACATATATTTATCTGGGAGAATGGTATTCCGAACAAGGGCAGCCCTTAGAGGCTATCCGTATCTTGGAGCAGGCTATTGCGCTACATACCCAAGTTCAAAATCAATATGGATTGTCAGAGGCGCTGAACAGCCTAGGCTTGGCTTATTTGGCCTATGATAACTTTGAAAAAGCGAAACAGTGCTTTCAGCAGGCTTTGTACTGGGCCCAAACCTTAGGTATTCCGCTCGAAATACAACGTGCTTACGAAGGTCTTTCGCGGGCTTCACAACAGGCAGGCTTGCCTGAAGATGCATTATGGTTCTACCAGAAGTTTATCCAAATCAAAGACTCGGTATTTTCGGAAGCCAACAACCAGCGCATTGCTTATCTGGAGGCGCAGTTTCAGAGCGAACGCAAACAAGCTCAAATCACACAACTGATACAGGAACGACAGTTACAACAACAAGCGCTAGAGCAGGAACGGATGAGCAAACGCTTCTTCTTCTTGGGTGCTTGCTTGGCACTATTGGTATTGATACTGCTGGTGTTCGGTATTTGGCAAAAACAACGCAGTAATCTTTTGCTGCGTACCAAGCAAGAGGAATTGATAGCCCAGAATGAAGAAATTCAACAACAAAAAAGCGCCTTAGAGCAACAAGCCGAGACGCTAGAGCGACTCAATAGTTTCAAAGACAGGCTATTTTCGATTATTGCCCACGACCTACGCGCACCTATGGCAACTTTGCGCGGCACGCTCAACTTGATAGACGCAGAGTTGCTCAGCCAAGAAGAGGTGAGGCATATCAAGGGGGAATTGTACAAACGGTTTCAGGCTACAGATGAAACCCTACACAACCTCTTATTTTGGGTAAAAGAGCAAATCCAAAGTGGTGAAACACTCAAGCCGGAAATGTTGCGTTTAGGGGTCGTGGTGAGTAAGGAACTGAACTTGATAGCGCCTGCTGTAGCACTCAAAAAAATCAACCTGTTACAAAAAATCCCTCCTGAAGTGCAAGTGTATGCAGACCCCAACCACCTCAGTGCAATTGTCCGAAATTTGCTCAACAACGCGGTCAAATTTAGTTATGAAGGAGGCCAAATCAGCATCGAAGCCCAAGTAAAAGGTCAACAGACTTATCTGACTATCAAGGACGAGGGCAAAGGCATGACCGACGAGCAACTCCAGCGACTCTTCAGCACAGAGCCGATCAGTACTGTCGGCACCTCGGGAGAAAAGGGGAGCGGGCTTGGCCTGTATTTGGTCAAGAGTCTAATCACCCAAAACCACGGAACAATTAGCGTAGACAGCCACCCCGGACAAGGTAGCACGTTTTTGCTTTGCTTTCCGGCAGCGCCCACCCAAGAGGGAGATTTATTAACATAA
- a CDS encoding DNA/RNA non-specific endonuclease produces MKYFYPLSLWAIVVLFVLGSCQQQRSDIAPQTPEELWLPGNVSGSTATPTRDNNLALGNPSGANSSHSNYLMTKSQFAMSYNRFRGTPNWVSWHLSAAWLGSTPRQDDFRTDTALPADWYRVRPTDYQGSGFDRGHVCPSADRTGSVADNSATFLMTNMFPQSPNNNRITWEQLESYCRTLVRNGYELYIIAGQRGTGGTGSNGYATTIAGGNVTVPSITWKVIVVLPVGSNDLSRINNNTRVIAVNMPNNQTVNSKHWSAYRCSVRSLEQLTGYNFLSNVPQAIQDVIENRVDNVPIAHEDGLEMFF; encoded by the coding sequence ATGAAGTATTTCTATCCACTGTCGCTATGGGCGATAGTCGTCCTTTTTGTCTTGGGCAGTTGCCAACAACAACGCAGCGATATTGCGCCCCAAACCCCCGAAGAGCTGTGGCTTCCGGGCAATGTGAGTGGCTCTACAGCCACCCCAACCCGCGATAACAACTTAGCGCTTGGCAACCCTAGCGGAGCCAATAGCTCACACAGCAACTACCTGATGACCAAGTCGCAGTTTGCAATGTCTTACAACCGCTTTCGGGGTACGCCCAACTGGGTTAGTTGGCATCTGAGCGCAGCTTGGCTAGGCAGCACCCCACGCCAAGATGATTTCCGTACGGATACTGCCTTGCCAGCAGATTGGTATCGGGTACGCCCTACCGATTATCAAGGCTCTGGTTTTGACAGGGGGCACGTATGCCCTTCGGCAGACCGCACGGGGAGCGTAGCCGACAACTCGGCCACCTTCTTGATGACCAATATGTTCCCACAGTCTCCTAACAACAACCGCATTACTTGGGAACAGCTGGAAAGCTATTGCCGCACCCTCGTGCGCAATGGTTATGAGCTTTATATCATCGCCGGCCAACGTGGCACAGGCGGCACAGGCAGCAATGGCTATGCTACTACCATCGCCGGCGGCAACGTAACAGTGCCTTCTATTACTTGGAAAGTGATTGTCGTATTACCAGTTGGCAGCAACGACCTGAGCCGCATCAACAACAACACCCGTGTGATTGCGGTCAATATGCCCAACAACCAAACCGTAAACAGCAAACATTGGTCGGCATACCGATGCTCTGTACGCTCCCTAGAGCAGCTGACGGGCTACAACTTCCTCTCCAATGTGCCTCAGGCCATCCAAGATGTGATTGAAAACAGGGTTGACAATGTGCCTATTGCACACGAAGATGGGCTAGAGATGTTTTTCTAA
- a CDS encoding DUF1987 domain-containing protein — MSSLNSMYERSADNTPQVFKITATRKTPKILLNFEQGLLEVEGLSIPENPYRFYQPVLDAIDEYLLAPRKHTLVCIYLRYFNSATVAMLGQLFKRMEQLTQLEGHQVKIEWKIDDWDEDSQDVARLLNAITRLPFEVIPISDTDSTL, encoded by the coding sequence ATGTCATCTCTAAACAGTATGTACGAGCGGTCGGCTGACAATACCCCTCAGGTATTCAAAATCACAGCTACTCGCAAAACCCCCAAAATACTGCTCAATTTTGAGCAGGGTTTGTTAGAAGTAGAAGGTTTATCGATTCCCGAAAATCCTTATCGGTTTTATCAGCCCGTACTCGATGCGATAGATGAGTACTTATTAGCCCCCCGAAAACACACACTTGTTTGTATTTACCTGCGTTATTTCAACTCTGCCACAGTAGCAATGTTGGGGCAGTTGTTTAAGCGGATGGAGCAGCTCACACAGTTAGAGGGGCATCAAGTCAAGATAGAGTGGAAGATAGACGACTGGGACGAGGATTCGCAAGATGTGGCTCGCTTACTCAACGCGATTACAAGGTTGCCTTTTGAGGTGATACCGATATCAGATACAGACAGTACATTATAA
- the trpC gene encoding indole-3-glycerol phosphate synthase TrpC, whose amino-acid sequence MNILDQIIAYKREEVLRNREKIDTKTLESFLWFDRPTLSLAQALRKPEASGIIAEFKRQSPSKGVINGQANATLTTQGYQEAGASGISVLTDTPSFGGSDEDLMLSRKQVGIPMLRKDFIVDEYQLVEAKAIGADVILLIAACLSPTEVRRLAQFAKSLHLEVLLELHSAEELAHICPEVDLVGVNNRDLRSFMVSIEHSLSLAAHIPPEFVKVSESGLSKPETILSLKEAGFQGFLIGETFMRQERPAEACASLIGQLKQGVS is encoded by the coding sequence ATGAATATTTTAGACCAGATTATTGCCTACAAACGCGAGGAAGTTCTTCGTAACCGTGAGAAGATTGACACCAAAACGCTGGAATCTTTCTTGTGGTTCGACCGCCCCACGCTGAGTTTGGCACAAGCGCTCCGCAAACCTGAAGCTTCGGGGATTATTGCAGAGTTTAAGCGGCAGTCGCCCTCCAAAGGGGTTATCAATGGGCAAGCCAATGCTACATTGACCACCCAAGGCTATCAGGAGGCTGGCGCTAGTGGCATTTCTGTTTTGACAGATACGCCTTCTTTTGGTGGGAGCGACGAAGACCTGATGTTGTCGCGCAAGCAAGTAGGAATACCGATGTTGCGCAAGGATTTTATTGTGGACGAATACCAACTCGTGGAGGCCAAGGCCATTGGTGCAGATGTCATTCTGTTGATTGCGGCCTGCCTCAGCCCTACCGAAGTACGGCGCTTGGCGCAGTTTGCCAAAAGCCTACACTTAGAGGTCTTGTTGGAGCTACACAGCGCCGAAGAGCTAGCCCATATCTGCCCTGAGGTAGATTTGGTCGGTGTCAACAACCGTGATTTACGCAGCTTTATGGTCAGTATCGAGCATTCGTTGTCGCTGGCCGCACACATCCCGCCGGAGTTTGTCAAAGTATCAGAGAGCGGCTTGTCAAAGCCCGAAACTATCCTGAGCCTCAAAGAAGCCGGTTTTCAGGGCTTCCTCATTGGGGAGACCTTTATGCGCCAAGAGCGCCCCGCCGAGGCCTGTGCCTCGCTCATCGGGCAACTCAAACAAGGCGTTAGCTAA
- a CDS encoding acyl-CoA dehydrogenase family protein, whose protein sequence is MFIPRDIFTEEHELFRQSVAEFAEKEIVPYNAQWEKDKMVSRDIWRKLGQAGFLAMQVPEAYGGLGITDFRYNAIFTEVLGLTGCGGPAIGFPLHSDIVLPYILDYGTEEAKHKFLPKMVSGEYINAIAMTEPGAGSDLKSLRTTAEDCGDYYLLNGSKTFITNGYLCDVAVVAAKTNPSAGAKGISLLLVEANSEGFSKGVPFEKVGLHAQDTCELFFDNVKVPKSHLLGEEGQGFRYMMELLPQERLVVGIAALAGAEAAFYTTLQYVKERKAFGQAIGTFQNTKFKLAEMATELQMARVFIDRLTELHLSGQCDTTLASMAKYQMTDLQCKIADECVQMHGGYGYMWEYMVGRIYADARVQRIYAGTNEIMKEIISRELLKDLRPEPAKA, encoded by the coding sequence ATGTTTATTCCAAGAGATATTTTCACCGAAGAGCACGAACTCTTCCGCCAATCAGTAGCCGAATTTGCTGAAAAAGAAATCGTTCCCTACAATGCCCAGTGGGAAAAAGACAAGATGGTCTCCCGCGATATCTGGCGTAAGCTAGGCCAAGCCGGCTTCTTGGCTATGCAAGTCCCCGAAGCCTACGGAGGCCTAGGGATTACAGACTTCCGCTACAACGCTATTTTTACCGAAGTACTCGGGCTGACTGGCTGTGGCGGGCCTGCTATTGGCTTTCCGCTTCACTCTGACATCGTGTTGCCCTATATCCTAGACTATGGCACTGAGGAGGCCAAACACAAATTCTTGCCCAAGATGGTTTCGGGCGAATATATCAATGCCATTGCGATGACAGAGCCGGGAGCGGGTAGCGACCTCAAGAGCTTGCGTACTACTGCCGAAGATTGCGGCGACTATTACCTACTCAATGGTTCGAAAACCTTTATCACCAACGGATACCTCTGCGATGTGGCCGTAGTAGCTGCCAAAACCAATCCTAGCGCCGGAGCCAAAGGCATCAGCCTATTGTTGGTTGAGGCCAATAGTGAAGGGTTTTCTAAAGGAGTACCTTTTGAGAAAGTAGGGTTGCATGCGCAGGATACCTGCGAGCTGTTTTTTGACAATGTCAAAGTCCCCAAATCACACTTGCTGGGCGAAGAAGGCCAAGGTTTCCGCTATATGATGGAGTTGCTGCCTCAGGAGCGTCTTGTAGTGGGTATTGCTGCGCTTGCCGGAGCCGAAGCTGCTTTTTATACTACCTTGCAGTATGTAAAAGAGCGCAAAGCCTTTGGCCAAGCCATCGGCACATTCCAAAATACGAAGTTTAAGCTAGCCGAAATGGCCACAGAGTTGCAAATGGCGCGGGTATTTATTGACCGCCTGACAGAGCTGCACCTCAGTGGGCAGTGCGATACTACGCTTGCTTCGATGGCCAAGTATCAGATGACAGACCTTCAGTGCAAAATAGCTGATGAGTGTGTACAGATGCATGGAGGATATGGCTATATGTGGGAGTATATGGTAGGGCGTATTTATGCCGATGCCCGCGTGCAGCGCATCTATGCAGGCACGAATGAAATCATGAAGGAAATCATCTCTCGCGAGTTGCTCAAAGACCTTCGTCCAGAGCCGGCCAAAGCCTAA
- a CDS encoding alpha/beta fold hydrolase: MAHLPAVHYTQTDTVPSLAYYDSGGNAPALVFLHGLASNHTVWQANFAFLSRYYRCLAPDLPGHGLSDKGNHPYNIPFYAETIRQWLQGLGLKQCTVVAHSMGAQALIYLLDQHPELPIDRIVLVAPAGFERFSLADSLLIKQVASVQAFGASQYMQQLLRWRQYLRPENSSQKPKYVLDLEADWFDMERNIEIYRVLSRSMIGMIDAPIFDKLSRVTQPTLVLFGEKDKLIPNPMLYNGQKTADIARQGAAQLPNSTLKIYENSGHFLPCQWPERFNIEVYRFLNPTLFAPNS; encoded by the coding sequence ATGGCCCATCTCCCGGCAGTGCATTATACCCAAACTGATACCGTTCCCTCATTGGCCTACTACGACAGTGGGGGCAACGCCCCTGCCTTGGTATTCTTGCACGGCCTAGCCAGCAACCATACTGTTTGGCAAGCCAATTTTGCTTTTCTAAGCCGTTATTACCGCTGCCTTGCCCCCGATTTACCGGGGCACGGCCTCTCCGACAAGGGCAACCACCCCTACAATATCCCGTTTTATGCCGAGACTATCCGCCAGTGGCTTCAAGGCTTAGGCCTCAAACAATGTACTGTAGTCGCGCACTCGATGGGGGCTCAGGCGCTTATCTACCTACTCGACCAACACCCCGAGCTACCCATAGACCGGATTGTGTTGGTAGCTCCTGCCGGATTTGAACGTTTTAGCCTCGCTGATAGCCTACTGATTAAACAAGTGGCTTCCGTACAGGCTTTCGGGGCATCGCAGTATATGCAGCAACTCCTGCGCTGGAGGCAGTACCTCCGACCCGAAAACAGTAGTCAAAAACCAAAATATGTACTTGACTTAGAGGCTGATTGGTTTGATATGGAGCGTAATATTGAAATATATCGTGTGCTTTCACGCTCTATGATTGGAATGATTGACGCGCCTATTTTTGACAAACTCTCTCGGGTTACGCAGCCTACCTTGGTGCTATTTGGCGAGAAAGATAAGCTCATCCCTAACCCGATGTTGTATAACGGACAAAAAACTGCCGATATCGCCCGCCAAGGTGCGGCTCAGTTGCCCAATTCGACACTCAAAATATATGAAAATAGTGGGCATTTTCTGCCCTGTCAATGGCCGGAGCGATTCAATATAGAGGTTTACCGATTTCTCAATCCTACGCTTTTTGCGCCCAACAGCTAG